A genomic stretch from Pseudoliparis swirei isolate HS2019 ecotype Mariana Trench chromosome 18, NWPU_hadal_v1, whole genome shotgun sequence includes:
- the LOC130208151 gene encoding cytokine-inducible SH2-containing protein-like, with translation MILFNSGLLRVRNGCSSIEHFPSCRPCPFPPPSDPGEDLRCITTTFQYLQTSGWYWRSISASEAREALLQQPEGTFLVRDSSHPQYMLALSVKTRCGPTSIRINYNRGSFWLDSISPSLPHLQSFPDVISLIQHYKASGHAPQGQVSDDIHPQTTADPAKHEANDSVVPLKLAHPLHKAEAFPSLQHVTRLTINRHANCPDQLPLPKPLLRYLQDYPFHI, from the exons ATGATTCTCTTTAATTCAG GGCTCCTGCGAGTCAGAAATGGTTGCTCGAGCATTGAGCATTTTCCATCATGTCGTCCATGCCCCTTTCCTCCACCCAGTGACCCAGGAGAGGACCTTCGCTGCATCACCACCACTTTCCAGTATCTACAGACTTCAG GCTGGTACTGGCGTTCCATCTCAGCGAGTGAGGCCCGGGAagctctccttcagcagcctgaAGGCACGTTTCTGGTACGGGACAGTAGTCATCCTCAGTACATGCTGGCCCTGTCAGTGAAGACCCGCTGTGGACCCACCAGCATACGCATAAACTACAACAGGGGCTCCTTTTGGTTGGACTCCATTTCCCCCAGCCTGCCTCACCTGCAGTCCTTCCCAGATGTTATTAGCCTCATACAGCACTACAAGGCCTCAGGCCACGCGCCACAGGGCCAGGTGTCTGATGACATCCATCCCCAGACAACGGCTGACCCTGCCAAGCACGAGGCCAACGACAGCGTAGTGCCTCTAAAGCTGGCGCACCCCCTGCACAAAGCAGAGGCCTTCCCTTCTTTGCAGCACGTAACGCGCCTCACCATCAACAGACACGCAAACTGCCCCGACCAGCTGCCACTCCCAAAGCCTCTGCTGCGCTACCTGCAAGACTACCCTTTCCACATATGA
- the LOC130208155 gene encoding rho-related GTP-binding protein RhoA-B: MAAIRKKLVIVGDGACGKTCLLIVFSKDQFPEVYVPTVFENYVADIEVDSKQVELALWDTAGQEDYDRLRPLSYPDTDVILMCFSIDSPDSLENIPEKWTPEVKHFCPNVPIILVGNKKDLRNDEHTRRELAKMKQEPVKPEDGRDMANRISAFGYMECSAKTKDGVREVFEMATRAALQARRGKKSNKCVLL; this comes from the exons ATGGCAGCAATCAGGAAAAAGCTGGTCATAGTGGGAGACGGAGCCTGCGGGAAGACCTGTCTGCTCATCGTGTTCAGTAAGGACCAGTTTCCAGAGGTCTACGTGCCCACGGTGTTTGAGAACTACGTTGCTGACATTGAAGTGGACAGCAAACAG GTTGAGTTAGCACTCTGGGATACAGCAGGCCAAGAAGACTATGACAGACTGCGCCCTCTCTCCTATCCAGACactgatgtcatcctgatgtgCTTCTCCATCGACAGCCCTGACAGTCTTG AGAATATCCCTGAGAAGTGGACTCCTGAGGTGAAACACTTCTGCCCAAATGTTCCCATTATACTAGTGGGAAATAAAAAAGACCTGCGTAACGATGAGCACACCCGGAGGGAACTTGCCAAAATGAAGCAG GAACCTGTGAAACCAGAGGATGGACGGGACATGGCCAACAGGATCAGTGCCTTTGGATACATGGAGTGCTCTGCAAAAACAAAGGATGGTGTGAGGGAAGTGTTCGAGATGGCGACCAGGGCTGCACTACAGGCCAGGCGGGGAAAGAAGAGCAATAAATGTGTCCTACTGTAA
- the LOC130208135 gene encoding transmembrane protein 43 — MSSAQTFSDPNQHKRVSARSNPGFLERLSDTAGGTVVGVGLFFLSFYVLFTNEGRALQTAYSLNEGLAQVVLLGPFSSLDLQNNNRLVHLSSQLRTSQPLHDPNYRVAVQAVKLKRQVEMYQWVEYQESKDYQEDGETKTETTYNYNTEWKSELVNSRHFDKEIGHQNPSAMAVESVTVVAPEVGVGPFSLSKGLVEQINNFQTLRLRDFSTFDLDPFLSVDDDYFYHTQNPQRPEVGDVRVRFSFAGLSGETSPLGRAQTVSIVAMQRGEQLTPFKTKSGDTLEIIYLEELSAEEVFTKELQSNSMKTWGLRAAGWALMFLSIQLTMRIVYTLVDWVPVLRELVSVGLKIFALSVSCSLSLLTIGAGWLFYRPLVAVALGGLALLPVFLARSRLPAKKNE; from the exons ATGTCTTCGGCACAGACA TTTTCAGACCCAAATCAACACAAGCGTGTCTCTGCTCGGTCCAACCCTGGATTCCTGGAGCGATTGAGTGACACTGCAGGAGGAACGGTTGTCGGTGTCGGACTGTTTTTCCTTTCATTCTATGTTCTTTTTACCAATGAG GGACGAGCTCTGCAAACGGCATATTCCCTGAATGAGGGTCTTGCTCAGGTTGTGTTGTTGGGGCCTTTCTCCAGCCTCGACCTGCAGAACAACAACCGCTTAGTTCATCTGTCTTCACAGCTGCGCACTTCACAG CCCCTCCATGACCCCAACTACAGAGTTGCAGTGCAGGCAGTGAAGCTGAAGAGGCAGGTAGAGATGTATCAGTGGGTGGAGTACCAGGAGAGCAA GGACTACCAAGAGGACGGTGAGACCAAAACTGAGACGACGTACAACTAca ACACAGAGTGGAAATCTGAGTTGGTCAATAGTCGTCATTTTGATAAAGAAATTGGCCACCAGAACCCAAG TGCCATGGCGGTTGAGAGTGTCACAGTCGTGGCCCCTGAAGTCGGAGTTGGACCTTTCAGCCTCTCTAAAG GCCTTGTGGAGCAGATAAATAACTTCCAGACGCTGAGGCTAAGGGATTTTTCTACCTTTGATTTGGACCCTTTTCTCAGCGTTGATGACGATTATTTCTATCACACTCAAAACCCACAGAGGCCGGAG GTTGGGGATGTGCGTGTGAGATTCTCCTTTGCTGGACTGAGCGGGGAGACATCTCCCCTCGGCCGGGCTCAAACT GTCAGCATTGTGGCCATGCAGAGAGGGGAGCAGCTGACGCCTTTTAAAACTAAGTcaggagacacactggagatcATCTACCTCGAGGAGCTCTCTGCAGAG GAGGTTTTTACAAAAGAACTCCAGTCCAACAGCATGAAGACATGGGGCCTCCGGGCTGCCGGCTGGGCCCTCATGTTCCTCAGTATTCAGCTGACCATGCGCATCGTCTACACACTGG TGGATTGGGTTCCTGTTCTCAGAGAGCTCGTGTCTGTGGGGCTGAAGATCTTCGCCCTGAgtgtctcctgctctctctcccttctcaccATCGGAGCGGGTTGGCTTTTTTACCGACCATTAGTGGCTGTGGCTCTGGGAGGTCTCGCTCTGCTACCGGTGTTTCTCGCCCGCTCACGACTTCCAGCCAAAAAGAATGAATGA